A genomic window from Prunus persica cultivar Lovell chromosome G2, Prunus_persica_NCBIv2, whole genome shotgun sequence includes:
- the LOC109947447 gene encoding uncharacterized protein At5g39865-like, with protein sequence MWAPWLKSPSRVHTARAPRSQRSFSCSSFKDIQNLCEPQPESEALSPRSASILHRVKISTSVLRLWAHRNATPHSPKLPDGDQRVVIYYTSLRVVRRTFEDCKTVRSILRGFRAPIDERDLSMDVKFLDELQEITGNKTLTLPMVFIGGLFIGGAEEVKQLHESGELKRLIQGLPVVDPRACDFCGGLRFVLCQKCNGSHKVYSDKGGFRPCTVCNVNGLIMCPSCSPLRRRHKEV encoded by the coding sequence ATGTGGGCACCATGGCTAAAATCACCAAGCAGGGTGCACACAGCCAGAGCTCCACGATCACAGAGAAGTTTTTCCTGCTCATCCTTCAAAGACATCCAAAACCTTTGCGAACCCCAACCCGAATCCGAAGCTCTCAGCCCGCGGAGCGCCTCCATATTGCACCGGGTCAAGATATCCACGTCAGTCCTTCGCTTGTGGGCCCACCGAAACGCGACCCCACACAGCCCCAAACTACCCGACGGTGACCAGCGCGTCGTAATCTACTACACCAGCCTTCGTGTCGTGCGCAGGACCTTCGAGGACTGCAAGACCGTCCGATCAATCCTCCGCGGGTTCCGCGCCCCGATCGACGAGCGAGATCTGTCGATGGACGTAAAATTTTTAGACGAGCTGCAGGAGATTACGGGGAATAAGACTTTGACTCTGCCAATGGTTTTCATTGGCGGGCTGTTCATTGGTGGGGCCGAAGAGGTGAAGCAGCTCCATGAGAGTGGTGAACTGAAGAGACTGATCCAAGGGCTCCCAGTGGTGGACCCCAGAGCttgtgatttttgtggaggGCTCAGATTTGTTCTCTGTCAAAAATGTAATGGAAGCCATAAGGTCTATAGTGACAAGGGCGGGTTTAGGCCTTGTACGGTCTGCAACGTCAACGGTTTGATTATGTGCCCTTCATGTTCCCCGCTGCGACGTCGACACAAGGAAGTATAG
- the LOC18785661 gene encoding non-classical arabinogalactan protein 30 isoform X2: MASRRLIILISTLLIPLAFPSIAATEYDPKKPEEAQKKIDVVVEGMIYCQSCDHYGTWSLTDAEPIPSAKVSVICNNHKDQVSFYKAFVTDLKGYFYAQLEGFKMAHSILDHPLHGCHVKLVSSPLANCSDLSNVNNGLYGAPLRSENKRLLGRNYEAVIYAAGPLAFRPSHCSNTHS; the protein is encoded by the exons ATGGCAAGCAGGCGGCTTATAATCCTCATTTCAACCCTCCTCATCCCACTGGCCTTCCCTTCCATAGCAGCCACTGAATATGACCCGAAAAAGCCTGAGGAAGCGCAGAAGAAAATCGACGTGGTGGTGGAAGGCATGATCTATTGCCAGAGCTGTGACCACTATGGAACATGGTCCTTGACTGATGCTGAGCCAATCCCTTCAGCTAAAGTCAGTGTCATCTGCAACAACCACAAAGACCAAGTCAGCTTCTACAAGGCTTTTGTCACAgac CTTAAAGGCTACTTCTATGCTCAGCTTGAAGGCTTCAAAATGGCGCATTCTATATTGGACCATCCACTCCATGGGTGCCATGTGAAGCTAGTTTCTTCTCCTCTTGCCAATTGCAGTGACCTCAGTAATGTCAATAACGGTCTCTATGGTGCCCCTCTTCGTTCCGAAAACAAGAGATTGTTGGGTAGGAATTATGAGGCAGTTATATATGCTGCAGGGCCTTTGGCTTTCCGTCCTTCTCATTGCTCCAATACTCACTCTTGA
- the LOC18787678 gene encoding probable inactive receptor-like protein kinase At3g56050: MNKKWKFSRLKDRLGMLGMVVVCLLIQNLSFCWSLNDEGLALLRFRDRVVSDPFGALSNWNDDDGEVDPCSWFGVECADGKVVVLNLKDLCLGGTLTPELRNLVHIKSIILRNNSFTGIIPGGIGELKELEVLDLGYNNFSGPLPADLGSNFSLAILLLDNNRLLGILSPEIYNLEILSKFQVDENQLSGTGRESSCNERSISWNLAHIEHSIRGRVLRAATVPPSEAKNFFSFDPFMPNKAPTPEGPEPSASDSGPDGPASSPNTDVAPAPSSNSNPTSPPTAPASSPSLSAPVASSKRFASKLKVALLTGGTGVAVSLAILIIVMYLYKSNKVATVKPWATGLSGQLQKAFVTGVPNLKRSELEAACEDFSNVIGSSPIGTVYKGTLSSGVEIAVASLVETSAKCWCSNLELQFRKKIKTLSKVSHKNFVSLIGYCEEEEPFTRMMVFEYAPNGTLFEHLHIKEAEHLDWIMRMRIAMGVAYCLDYMHQLNPPIAHNNLNSSSVQLTEDYAPKVSEYSFWNETAEAEKESPGIKLFNTPSANRESNVYSFGVILFEMVTGRLPYSVDNGSLEDWASDYLRGEQPLKEMVDPTLESFQEEQLDRIGEVTRSCVHPDPKQRPPMREVSARLREITGISPDGATPKLSPLWWAELELLSPDGS; the protein is encoded by the exons ATGAACAAGAAGTGGAAGTTCAGTAGGTTGAAGGACCGTTTGGGGATGCTGGGTATGGTGGTGGTCTGCTTGTTGATTCagaatttgagtttttgttggTCTTTGAATGATGAAG GTTTGGCGCTATTGAGGTTTAGAGATAGAGTAGTCAGTGACCCGTTTGGTGCTTTGTCGAATTGGAACGATGATGATGGAGAGGTTGACCCTTGCTCATGGTTCGGGGTCGAGTGTGCAGATGGAAAAGTTGTGGTGTT GAACTTAAAAGATCTTTGTCTTGGTGGAACGTTAACACCTGAGCTCAGGAACCTTGTCCATATAAAGTCTAT TATTTTGCGCAACAATTCCTTTACGGGGATCATTCCTGGAGGGATTGGAGAGTTGAAGGAATTGGAGGTGTTAGATTTAGGATACAACAACTTCAGTGGACCACTTCCGGCTGACCTTGGCAGCAATTTTTCGTTGGCAATCCT CCTACTGGATAACAACAGGCTTCTTGGTATCTTATCTCCTGAAATTTACAACCTGGAGattctttccaaatttcaAGTTGATGAGAATCAGCTTTCTGGTACAGGCAGAGAATCATCTTGCAATGAAAGATCCATTTCATG GAACCTTGCTCATATTGAACACTCTATTCGTGGGAGAGTGCTCCGAGCAGCAACTGTCCCTCCTTCAGAGGCTAAAAATTTTTTTAGCTTTGATCCATTTATGCCCAACAAAGCACCAACGCCAGAAGGGCCAGAACCTTCTGCTTCAGACTCAGGCCCAGATGGTCCGGCATCTTCCCCAAATACTGATGTTGCACCTGCACCATCATCCAACTCGAATCCAACTTCCCCACCTACCGCACCAGCTTCCTCACCTTCACTTTCTGCTCCAGTAGCAAGTTCCAAACGTTTCGCATCAAAGCTTAAAGTCGCGCTATTGACTGGAGGCACAGGCGTGGCTGTTTCTCTTGCAATTTTAATCATTGTTATGTATCTCTATAAAAGCAACAAGGTAGCTACTGTCAAACCTTGGGCCACAGGATTAAGTGGACAGCTCCAAAAAGCCTTCGTCACTG GGGTACCAAACCTTAAGAGATCAGAGCTTGAAGCGGCTTGTGAAGATTTCAGTAATGTAATAGGTTCTTCACCAATTGGTACAGTGTACAAAGGGACATTGTCTAGTGGCGTTGAAATTGCGGTGGCTTCTCTTGTAGAGACATCTGCTAAGTGTTGGTGCAGCAATTTAGAGTTGCAGTTCAGGAAGAAG ATCAAAACATTATCAAAAGTGAGCCACAAGAATTTTGTCAGCCTTATTGGGTActgtgaggaagaagaacctTTCACTAGAATGATGGTTTTTGAATATGCTCCCAATGGGACACTTTTTGAGCATTTACACA TAAAAGAAGCTGAGCACTTGGATTGGATAATGCGAATGAGAATAGCAATGGGAGTGGCCTACTGCCTCGATTATATGCACCAGCTGAACCCGCCTATAGCTCACAACAACTTGAATTCTTCATCTGTCCAGCTAACGGAGGATTATGCGCCAAAGGTCTCAGAATATAGTTTCTGGAACGAGACCGCTGAAGCTGAGAAAGAATCACCTGGCATAAAGCTTTTTAACACACCATCAGCAAACAGAGAAAGTAATGTTTACAGCTTTGGTGTCATATTGTTTGAAATGGTAACAGGCAGACTTCCTTATTCAGTGGACAATGGCTCACTTGAAGACTGGGCTTCTGACTACTTGAGAGGTGAGCAACCCCTCAAAGAAATGGTTGATCCAACTCTAGAATCTTTCCAAGAGGAGCAGCTGGATCGAATCGGAGAAGTAACAAGATCTTGCGTCCACCCTGACCCGAAACAAAGACCGCCAATGAGAGAAGTCAGTGCAAGATTGAGAGAAATAACTGGAATTTCACCTGATGGGGCAACCCCAAAACTCTCCCCTCTTTGGTGGGCAGAGCTTGAACTGTTGTCTCCAGATGGAAGCTAG
- the LOC18785534 gene encoding probable inactive serine/threonine-protein kinase bub1, giving the protein MANNDLFTSLIAEIKAYSGKDPLLPWLRGIRRMNDSLPPHTLKEKLPRFLQKCAQTFESDRRYRNDLRYIRVWLKLMDFVDDPRALLRTMEANQIGTKHSLFYQAYALYYEKNKKFEEAEKMYHLGVQKLAEPIGELEKSYEQFLRRLERHRRHQNQEKRTTKRPLSDRSIPPSGERNKENACRTGARPIEPEHDANISKHQVTAKIGSDESRMFGSDDTVVAKFVDTAIVGKSEAEDACHHGLVDPTINMKEAMSAINNMFREPLETAPVSRKSRQCQRRDDNLGNEFKVFVDENLDNRGKSEDKTEELSLPVLQHRRTVTQQSRQEPLNIFIDDNKDSPDQSDVQNSTEDSTSPASHGNVFVFPNPKYLPGESSGDLDVGGSSQPRFREDTMVCRFVGSTISDEPQVENVCHHGLVDPTINLKEAMDDINNMFGKPMEFVRKRRVKKQDKGIDRKNDFGVFSILPDDNLDHKQEKKMPDLPRRSRDADLFEATVTTKEAMDEINKMFGMPLDF; this is encoded by the exons ATGGCCAACAACGATCTCTTCACATCGTTAATCGCAGAAATCAAAGCCTATTCCGGCAAAGACCCTCTTCTCCCTTGGCTAAG AGGGATTAGAAGAATGAACGACTCACTCCCACCTCACACTCTAAAGGAGAAGCTGCCTCGCTTCTTGCAGAAATGCGCACAGACTTTCGAGTCCGATCGGCGATATCGAAATGACTTACGCTACATTCGAGTTTGGTTAAAGTTG ATGGATTTTGTAGATGATCCGAGAGCATTGTTGAGAACAATGGAGGCTAACCAAATTGGGACAAAGCACTCTTTATTCTATCAGGCATATGCTCTCTACTatgaaaagaacaagaaatttGAAGAGGCTGAAAAGATGTACCACTTGGGAGTGCAAAA GCTTGCAGAGCCCATTGGAGAGTTAGAGAAATCGTATGAGCAGTTCCTTCGTCGCCTGGAGAGACACAGGAGACACCAAAACCAG GAAAAGAGAACAACAAAAAGGCCTTTGTCAGATAGGAGTATCCCTCCAAGTGGAGAAAGGAACAAAGAAAATGCGTGCAGGACTGGGGCCAGGCCTATAGAACCTGAGCATGATGCAAATATAAGTAAGCATCAAGTGACTGCTAAAATAGGGTCAGATGAATCCAGGATGTTTGGCAGTGATGATACAGTTGTGGCGAAGTTTGTAGACACCGCCATTGTTGGAAAGTCTGAAGCAGAAGATGCATGTCACCATGGATTGGTGGATCCTACAATAAACATGAAAGAGGCCATGAGCGCCATAAATAACATGTTTCGAGAGCCTTTAGAGACAGCTCCAGTTAGTAGAAAATCACGCCAATGTCAAAGGAGGGACGATAATCTGGGCAACGAATTCAAggtatttgttgatgaaaaCTTGGATAATAGAGGCAAATCAGAAGATAAAACGGAAGAGTTGAGTTTGCCAGTGCTGCAGCATAGGAGAACTGTTACCCAGCAGTCTCGCCAAGAACCTTTAAACATTTTCATTGATGATAATAAAGATAGCCCTGATCAGAGTGATGTCCAAAATTCGACAGAAGATTCTACCTCACCTGCTTCACATGGAAATGTTTTTGTGtttccaaatccaaaatatcTTCCAGGTGAAAGCTCTGGTGATTTGGATGTTGGAGGCTCATCTCAACCAAGGTTTAGAGAGGATACCATGGTTTGTAGGTTTGTTGGGTCTACCATTTCGGATGAGCCACAGGTGGAAAATGTTTGCCACCATGGTTTAGTAGACCCCACAATCAACTTAAAGGAAGCCATGGATGATATCAATAACATGTTTGGGAAGCCAATGGAGTTTGTAAGGAAGAGGAGAGTGAAGAAGCAGGACAAAGGAATAGATagaaaaaatgattttggtgtCTTTTCTATACTTCCTGATGATAACTTGGACCataaacaagagaagaaaatgccAGATTTACCACGAAGATCAAGAGATGCTGATTTGTTTGAGGCCACTGTAACAACAAAGGAGGCCATGGATGAGATCAATAAGATGTTTGGAATGCCCTTGGACTTTTAG
- the LOC18785854 gene encoding sorting and assembly machinery component 50 homolog B → MANSDSENQNPNNDHDDQRPSNVTVDDEPEPDEVDDDEDDEGEDEDDQEPSLPRNPLSEEARLRAEKYKLENLVHRMSTERVDLRVHDVLIKGNTKTKEHLIEAELEGIKKATTMQELLEAAGIANAKLQRLEIFDSVRITLDSGPPELPGTANVIVEVVETKSPISGEIGAYTKPAARSWTAEGSVKFKNLLGYGDLWDGSLAYGPSQTSELSAGVFLPRFKGFLTPVTARAFLLSQDWLEFSSYKERMLGLSLGLFSSKHHDLVYNLGWRTLADPSQMASRSIRRQLGHGLLSSIKYTFKIDRRNSTLRPTQGYSFVSSSHIGGISPDHRSMRFLRQEFDLRFAVPFGFYHAALNFGISAGVIFPWGTGFLNKPSSLPERFFLGGDFSPVCTVGGPTTVWGFKTRGLGPTEPRRHVTDNSTDENSESSGRDSIGGDLAVSAFADISFDLPLRWLKEHGVHGHIFAGAGNLAKLTENEFRNFSVPKFLQSFRSSVGAGVVIPTKFFRLECNYYYILKQFEHDRGKTGFRFSISAPS, encoded by the exons ATGGCAAACTCAGACTCCgaaaaccaaaaccctaacAACGACCACGACGATCAACGTCCCTCTAATGTCACCGTCGACGACGAACCCGAACCCGACGAAGTCGATGACGACGAAGACGACGAAGGCGAAGACGAAGACGACCAAGAGCCATCTCTGCCACGAAATCCCCTCTCCGAGGAGGCACGGTTGCGTGCGGAGAAGTACAAACTGGAGAACCTGGTCCACCGGATGTCGACCGAGCGAGTCGATCTGAGGGTCCACGATGTTCTGATCAAGGGCAACACGAAGACTAAGGAGCACTTGATCGAGGCCGAATTGGAGGGGATTAAGAAGGCTACCACCATGCAAGAGCTGCTCGAGGCCGCTGGGATTGCCAATGCGAAGCTTCAGCGGCTGGAGATATTTGATTCGGTTCGGATCACTCTTGATTCAGGCCCGCCGGAGCTTCCTGGAACTGCCAATGTAATTGTGGAGGTCGTTGAGACCAAGAGCCCGATTTCCGGAGAAATCGGTGCTTACACGAAGCCGGCG GCTAGGTCTTGGACAGCTGAAGGATCAGTTAAGTTCAAAAATCTGCTTGGATATGGGGATTTGTGGGATGGTTCTTTGGCATATGGTCCCAGCCAAACATCGGAGTTAAGTGCCGGTGTGTTTTTGCCCAGATTCAAAGGTTTTTTAACTCCTGTGACGGCACGCGCGTTCCTGCTTTCCCAAGATTGGCTGGAGTTCTCTTCTTATAAAGAGCGCATGTTGGGGCTCTCTCTTGGCTTATTTTCATCCAAGCACCATGATTTGGTATACAATCTTGGTTGGCGTACTCTGGCAGATCCATCACAAATGGCCTCTAGGTCAATAAGAAGGCAGCTCGGTCATGGCTTACTTTCATCTATCAAGTACACATTTAAGATTGACAGAAGAAATTCCACTTTGAGGCCAACTCAAGGTTATTCATTTGTTTCTTCTAGTCACATTGGTGGCATTTCACCCGATCATCGGAGTATGCGGTTCTTGCGGCAG GAGTTTGATCTTCGTTTTGCCGTCCCATTTGGATTTTATCATGCTGCACTTAACTTCGGGATCTCCGCAGGAGTAATTTTTCCATGGGGGACTGGATTCTTGAACAAGCCCTCATCCCTTCCAGAGCGGTTCTTCTTGGGTGGTGATTTCTCTCCAGTTTGCACTGTGGGTGGCCCTACGACAGTGTGGGGATTCAAGACAAGGGGACTAGGACCTACTGAACCAAGAAGGCATGTCACTGATAATTCCACTGATGAGAATTCAGAATCGTCTGGAAGAGATTCTATTGGAGGAGATCTTGCTGTTTCTGCGTTTGCAGACATTTCATTTGATCTTCCACTTCGCTGGTTAAAAGAACATGGGGTCCATGGACATATTTTCGCAGGTGCCGGGAATCTCGCAAAATTGACTGAGAACGAGTTCCGGAACTTTTCTGTCCCGAAGTTCCTTCAGTCATTTCGAAGTTCTGTAGGAGCTGGGGTTGTTATCCCTACAAAATTCTTCCGCCTTGAG TGCAACTACTACTATATACTGAAGCAATTTGAGCATGACCGTGGGAAGACTGGCTTTCGCTTTAGCATCTCAGCTCCATCATAG
- the LOC18785661 gene encoding non-classical arabinogalactan protein 30 isoform X1, which translates to MASRRLIILISTLLIPLAFPSIAATEYDPKKPEEAQKKIDVVVEGMIYCQSCDHYGTWSLTDAEPIPSAKVSVICNNHKDQVSFYKAFVTDLKGYFYAQLEGFKMAHSILDHPLHGCHVKLVSSPLANCSDLSNVNNGLYGAPLRSENKRLLGRNYEAVIYAAGPLAFRPSHCSNTHS; encoded by the exons ATGGCAAGCAGGCGGCTTATAATCCTCATTTCAACCCTCCTCATCCCACTGGCCTTCCCTTCCATAGCAGCCACTGAATATGACCCGAAAAAGCCTGAGGAAGCGCAGAAGAAAATCGACGTGGTGGTGGAAGGCATGATCTATTGCCAGAGCTGTGACCACTATGGAACATGGTCCTTGACTGATGCTGAGCCAATCCCTTCAGCTAAAGTCAGTGTCATCTGCAACAACCACAAAGACCAAGTCAGCTTCTACAAGGCTTTTGT cacaGACCTTAAAGGCTACTTCTATGCTCAGCTTGAAGGCTTCAAAATGGCGCATTCTATATTGGACCATCCACTCCATGGGTGCCATGTGAAGCTAGTTTCTTCTCCTCTTGCCAATTGCAGTGACCTCAGTAATGTCAATAACGGTCTCTATGGTGCCCCTCTTCGTTCCGAAAACAAGAGATTGTTGGGTAGGAATTATGAGGCAGTTATATATGCTGCAGGGCCTTTGGCTTTCCGTCCTTCTCATTGCTCCAATACTCACTCTTGA
- the LOC18787600 gene encoding probable F-box protein At1g65740, whose product MGDGGANVRDIIVSGCGSDFDPEWASLPLLVVFLVLDKLMELIDHVRFAAVCKEWSCLAKDYNRSTQRWSPMLLIPTQLAKSNQTLVYSDCEGKIYKNIQGIEFPEPMPKTKFTHIYNPMYNRHCCSPGYGWLAIVDWYYHYNGGRYGYHQVIITLSNPFSSSKAVPPSNISLPPLESEDILFALSSGRQVETRTKVMLSADPALNPDSYAVIAFFPGDFHIFYTGARFTEEGRSIWRNHRNALFQFYDAIFYKGLVYAADHLRGLIHSFDLNLLEEEFDCSRTRFPAQPYYNMFKRHPFCPPYVVKSTKGDLLHVVRFCELKKEDGSSSSSSRGEYITTHFMVFKVPPFNDEECEWYEIGEYVELESLGDEALFVGDNYSVSVLASKFRGCQPNCIYFTDDSINFRQNAYIACDMGIFNLEDRTIAQHCPPSCWEKGMPTPFWITPPFSGLY is encoded by the coding sequence ATGGGTGATGGTGGTGCTAATGTTAGAGATATAATAGTGAGCGGTTGTGGTTCTGATTTTGATCCAGAATGGGCAAGCCTTCCTCTGCtcgttgtgtttttggtgCTTGATAAGTTGATGGAACTCATCGACCATGTGCGATTTGCTGCCGTTTGCAAAGAATGGTCTTGTCTTGCGAAAGACTACAATCGTTCAACTCAGCGCTGGTCTCCCATGCTGCTGATCCCAACCCAATTGGCAAAGTCTAATCAAACACTAGTCTATAGTGATTGTGAAGGAAAAATCTACAAGAATATTCAGGGTATTGAATTCCCAGAACCAATGCCTAAAACCAAatttacacatatatataaccCTATGTATAATAGGCACTGCTGTTCCCCTGGATATGGTTGGTTGGCCATTGTAGATTGGTATTATCATTATAATGGAGGCCGTTATGGATACCACCAAGTCATTATAACTCTCTCGAACCCTTTCAGCAGTAGCAAAGCAGTGCCGCCGTCCAACATCAGTCTCCCTCCCTTGGAATCAGAAGATATCCTATTCGCCCTGTCCTCCGGGAGGCAAGTCGAGACCCGCACAAAGGTTATGTTGTCCGCTGATCCAGCTTTGAATCCGGACAGTTATGCGGTTATAGCATTCTTCCCTGGTGACTTCCATATTTTTTACACGGGAGCAAGATTCACTGAAGAAGGACGAAGTATTTGGCGCAACCATCGAAATGCATTATTTCAGTTTTATGACGCTATTTTTTACAAAGGCCTCGTCTATGCAGCTGATCACCTTCGTGGGTTGATTCACTCGTTCGACCTTAATTTGTTAGAGGAGGAATTTGACTGCTCACGCACACGTTTTCCAGCACAACCTTATTATAATATGTTCAAACGCCATCCCTTTTGTCCACCATATGTTGTGAAATCAACCAAAGGGGACCTGTTACATGTTGTAAGATTTTGTGaattgaagaaagaagatgGCTCGTCCTCGTCCTCGTCCCGCGGGGAGTACATCACCACGCACTTTATGGTTTTCAAGGTACCACCATTCAACGATGAAGAATGCGAATGGTATGAAATTGGGGAGTATGTTGAGCTCGAAAGCCTTGGAGATGAGGCTCTCTTCGTTGGGGACAATTACTCTGTATCAGTTTTGGCTTCCAAGTTTCGTGGGTGTCAACCAAACTGCATATACTTTACAGATGATTCCATCAATTTTCGACAAAATGCGTACATAGCATGTGACATGGGCATCTTCAACTTAGAGGATAGAACCATTGCCCAACATTGCCCTCCAAGTTGTTGGGAAAAGGGCATGCCAACACCATTTTGGATTACGCCACCCTTTAGTGGACTCTACTAA